One segment of Aulosira sp. FACHB-615 DNA contains the following:
- a CDS encoding TerC family protein: MLDSIFDYLHFHFSVEAPIVLLILVFLEAVLSADNAIALAAIAQGLEDKELEGKALNFGLVIAYVLRISLILTATWVQNFWQFELLGAAYLLWLVFQHFTSEETEDSHHHGPRFKTVLQAIPVIAFTDLAFSLDSVTTAIAVSQERWLVLTGATIGIITLRFMAGLFIRWLDEYANLEDAGYVTVAFVGLRLLLKVINDDLVPPEWLMITAIALILAWGFSKRNPASLPQAEPEKTEVSK; encoded by the coding sequence ATGCTAGACAGCATATTTGATTATCTCCACTTTCACTTCAGCGTCGAAGCCCCTATAGTCCTGCTAATTCTGGTGTTTTTAGAGGCGGTGCTTTCGGCTGACAATGCGATCGCCCTCGCTGCGATCGCCCAGGGATTAGAAGACAAGGAACTAGAAGGTAAGGCGCTGAACTTTGGTTTAGTAATTGCCTACGTGTTGCGGATTTCCCTGATTTTGACTGCTACCTGGGTACAAAATTTCTGGCAATTTGAACTGTTAGGTGCTGCTTACTTGCTGTGGCTGGTATTCCAACACTTTACCTCAGAAGAAACAGAAGACTCTCACCATCATGGGCCGAGGTTTAAAACTGTTTTACAAGCCATACCTGTAATTGCATTTACAGACTTGGCATTTTCATTAGATAGCGTTACAACCGCGATCGCAGTTTCCCAAGAAAGATGGTTAGTCTTAACAGGTGCCACCATCGGAATTATTACACTGCGATTTATGGCTGGCTTGTTTATTCGCTGGTTAGATGAATATGCCAACCTCGAAGATGCAGGTTATGTAACTGTAGCGTTCGTAGGTTTGCGTTTGCTCTTAAAAGTGATCAACGATGATTTAGTGCCACCAGAATGGTTAATGATCACTGCGATCGCCCTGATTTTAGCTTGGGGCTTTTCTAAACGGAATCCCGCCTCATTACCCCAAGCTGAACCGGAAAAAACCGAAGTCTCGAAATAA